The following proteins are encoded in a genomic region of Gemmatimonadota bacterium:
- a CDS encoding RidA family protein, with the protein PTGAPWAAVAGYSRAVRVGGHVSVAGTAPVADDGSIAHPGDAYRQALMCFEIIERALGEAGAGLEHVVRTRMFTAAHADWEQVTRAHGEVFADVRPATTLVKVAGFVDDAILVEIEADAIVP; encoded by the coding sequence CCCACCGGCGCCCCCTGGGCCGCCGTAGCCGGCTACTCGCGCGCGGTGCGCGTGGGAGGCCACGTCTCGGTGGCCGGGACGGCGCCCGTCGCGGATGACGGGAGCATCGCCCACCCGGGCGACGCCTACCGGCAGGCGCTCATGTGCTTCGAGATCATCGAGCGGGCGCTCGGGGAAGCCGGCGCGGGGCTGGAGCACGTCGTGCGCACGCGCATGTTCACCGCGGCGCACGCCGACTGGGAGCAGGTCACGCGCGCGCACGGGGAGGTGTTCGCCGACGTCCGGCCCGCCACGACGCTGGTCAAGGTCGCGGGGTTCGTGGACGACGCGATCCTGGTGGAGATCGAGGCGGACGCGATCGTGCCTTAG